One genomic segment of Vespa velutina chromosome 10, iVesVel2.1, whole genome shotgun sequence includes these proteins:
- the LOC124951973 gene encoding lanC-like protein 2 — MDTSRNYKNPFQDYLSSSCLTVLKPEENTIADNFKVLLTTNTQRLIQKLEENKNDWTYHDDHSIYTGTAGIANMFQLYADYFNEPAYYSKAIELLQTCIKKFKWKREITFLTGLSGPLALGAVIFHKHGSKDDSQNAISKLISLSSHVINEHSEIPDELLYGRAGYLFSLLYINSNISPPPIKSDIIKQVISSIIKSGNIYSTSRHYKSPLMYSWHDTEYLGAAHGLAGILYILLQARDYLHEEQLKNYILPALYYLQDLKYPSGNFPSSIGSNTDKLIHWCHGAPGMTMLFCLAYEIYSDKKFLETAIQCGEVIWERGLLKKGYGICHGVSGNAYTFLHLYQQTKDLKHLYRACKYAEWCCNYGVNQNRIPDRPFSLFEGLAGVIYFLIDMQKPSMAKFPAYTL, encoded by the exons ATGGATACTTCccgaaattataaaaatccttTTCAGGATTATTTAAGTTCATCCTGTCTTACTGTATTGAAGCCAGAAGAAAATAct ATAGCAGACAATTTTAAAGTTTTGCTAACTACAAATACCCAAAGATTGATacaaaaattagaagaaaataaaaatgattggaCTTACCATGATGATCATTCTATTTACACAGGAACTGCTGGTATAGCAAATATGTTTCAACTTTATGCTGATTATTTCAATGAACCTGCATATTACTCt aaagcaATAGAATTGTTACAAACCTGtatcaaaaaatttaaatggaaaagggaaataacttttttaactGGCTTATCTGGACCATTAGCACTTGGAGCagttatatttcataaacatGGAAGTAAGGATGATTCACAAAATGCAATATCtaa ATTGATATCTTTATCATCCCATGTTATAAATGAACATAGTGAAATACCAGATGAACTACTTTATGGAAGAGCtggatatcttttttctcttctttatataaattcaaatatatctcCACCTCCTATTAAAAGTGATATTATCAAACAG gTTATCTctagtataataaaatctgGAAATATATACTCTACATCGAGACATTACAAGTCTCCACTTATGTATTCATGGCATGATACAGAATATCTTGGTGCAGCTCATGGACTGGCTGGTATTCTCTACATACTCTTACAA GCTCGAGATTATTTACATGAAGAACAactgaaaaattatatactacCAGCTTTATATTATCTTCAAGATCTAAAATATCCGTCAGgaaattttccttcttcgatAGGAAGTAATACAGATAAATTGATACACTGGTGTCATGGAGCTCCAGGAATGACTATGTTATTTTGTCTTGCCTATGAG ATATATTcggataagaaatttttagaaaCTGCTATACAATGTGGAGAAGTAATTTGGGAAAGGGGTTTGTTGAAAAAAGGATATGGAATATGTCATGGAGTTTCTGGAAATGCATATACATTTCTACATCTGTATCAACAAACAAAG gatctaaaacatttatatagaGCTTGTAAATATGCGGAATGGTGCTGTAATTATGGAGTAAATCAAAATAGAATTCCTGATAGaccattttctttgtttgaaG GTCTTGCTggtgtaatttattttcttatagatATGCAAAAGCCAAGTATGGCCAAATTTCCAGCATATACTTTATAA
- the LOC124951972 gene encoding probable ATP-dependent RNA helicase DDX55 homolog, with translation MKTQDWKELDIPLSKPVLETLQELKFEIMTPVQAACIPLLLKGKDVAAEAVTGSGKTLAFLIPLMEILQRRPDKWKSTEIGALIITPTRELAIQISEVLTKFLNKLLLLKQVILVGGTTINEDIEKLKAGANIIIATPGRLEDMLSNCKSINLTKWLKSLEILILDEADRLLDLGFSKTLDIILSYLPRLRRTGLFSATQTKELQQLIRAGLRNPAFVSVKEKANISTPLSLTNNYVIIQAENKLSTMISFIQQKGIHLKYMIFLSTCACVDYFSHIIQAMLSETRVLALHGKMKKKRYKIFDEFRSIEAGILICTDVMARGIDISEVDWVLQYDPPSTASNFVHRCGRTARIGHEGSALLFLLKNEDAYVDFIKRNQKVDIQEMKLEVCNDIMRKCLQCMRDLQLKDRQIFDKANRAFVSYVQAYNKHECNLILRLKDIDLGNLAMGFGLLKMPRMPELKGRDITSFVAPEIDSNSITYLNKEKERIRLEKLNQFHNTGTWPGKMKRKCKQTESWTETKKRKLEKQEKRKKRKEKKKIQQDKGVVPVKKKKRSITSEELEELAKDVALIKKFKRKKITKEEFETEFGIS, from the exons ATGAAAACGCAGGATTGGAAAGAATTAGATATTCCTTTAAGTAAACCTGTATTAGAAACACTTCAAGaattgaaatttgaaattatgaCACCTGTTCAA gcAGCCTGTATACCTCTCCTTTTAAAAGGGAAAGACGTTGCCGCAGAGGCAGTAACAGGTAGTGGCAAAACACTtgcttttcttattcctttaatggaaatattacAA AGACGCCCTGATAAATGGAAAAGTACAGAAATAGGAGCTTTAATAATAACACCGACTAGAGAATTAGCCATTCAAATTAGTGAAGTATTAAcaaaattcttaaataaactcttattattaaaacaagtAATTCTTGTCGGTGGTACAACTATTAACGAAGATATAGAGAAATTAAAAGCTGGTGCCAATATTATAATAGCAACTCCTGGTAGACTAGAAGATATGCTTTCTAATTGCAaaagtataaatttaacaaaatggTTGAAATCTTTG GAAATATTAATCTTGGATGAAGCTGATAGATTATTAGACTTAGGTTTCTCAAAAacattagatattatattaagcTATTTACCGCGCTTACGAAGAACAGGTCTATTTTCTGCTACGCAAACAAAAGAATTACAGCAATTAATTAGAGCGGGATTAAGAAATCCGGCTTTTGTTTCCGTAAAGGAGAAAGCTAATATATCAACACCTTTGAgcttaacaaataattatgtaataatacaaGCTGAAAATAAGTTATCAACAATGATAAGTTTTATTCAACAAAAAggaattcatttaaaatatatgatttttttatctacCTGTGCGTGTGTAGATTACTTCAGTCATATTATACAAGC aatgttATCAGAGACACGAGTATTAGCTTTACACggcaaaatgaagaaaaaaagatataaaatatttgatgagTTTCGTTCAATAGAAGCTGGCATTTTGATATGTACTGATGTCATGGCTAGAGGTATTGATATATCAGAAGTAGATTGGGTATTACAATACGATCCTCCATCTACTGCGAGCAACTTTGTACATag ATGTGGAAGGACAGCCCGAATTGGGCACGAAGGAAGTGCATTACTTTtcctattaaaaaatgaagatgcatacgtagattttattaaaagaaatcagAAAGTAGATATacaagaaatgaaattagaaGTATGTAATGATATAATGAGAAAGTGTTTACAATGTATGCGtgatttacaattaaaagatagacaaatatttgataaagcAAATAGAGCATTTGTATCATATGTACAAGCATATAATAAACACGAatgcaatttaattttaagattAAAAGATATTGACTTAGGAAACCTTGCCATGGGTTTTGGCTTATTAAAAATGCCACGAATGCCTGAATTGAAAGGACGTGATATAACATCTTTTGTTGCTCCAGAAATTGATTCCAATTCAATTACATATTTGAACAAGGAAAAGGAACGAATcagattagaaaaattaaatcagtTTCATAATACAGGTACATGGCCaggaaaaatgaaacgtaAATGTAAACAAACAGAATCTTGGactgaaacaaaaaagagaaaattagaaaaacaagaaaaacgtaaaaagcgaaaagaaaagaaaaaaattcaacagGATAAGGGTGTTGTTccagttaaaaaaaagaagagatctATTACTTCTGAGGAGTTAGAAGAATTAGCGAAAGATGtagcattaataaaaaaatttaaaaggaaaaag atAACTAAGGAAGAGTTTGAAACAGAATTTGGAATTAGTTAa
- the LOC124951971 gene encoding ataxin-2 homolog isoform X1, translated as MNSKRKNRSNPTRSPRARGPQDRCVAAEGVYNNAHFMHSVTSHVGNTVQIQTQNGSVYEGIFRTFSSRFDVVLEMAHRVESSGKISVESVVEKLIFKPHDIITMSAKDVDLDYAIRDTFQTDTAISKFNGIVGEKELEPWDAPSTMNGDDLELDGGANGWDVNEMFRKNEQKYGVQTTFEPSLVGYTLQLQRKDTKDYKEQEQKAAEIANEIESQPNHKARLELENGDEEERFASVVRPNEGKYVPPPLKKKNWDTGKLIRSTPPPSSPGSATSKSVFNQAPSSNVNVSPNIPVGLQTSHGSMPHPVPLNMAMPPTGVVVHTTYNTPPPFVSPTTQASSAAMQQTQPQSQTAPTIPQVTYPQQSQQQQQPSQQQQQQQQQQQQPQQQPQQQQQQPQQQQQPQQQGPSNKINTEKRERPGRQQVFQADKAPPAPFSQPNASSTHQPQQSGHQQHSSVQQQNSTDIQRIEIIPHKQDHRKIPTPRSREEQHSELRQFATDFKLTDSTAQETPSVSRKQQQHHHQEAHPTPQISQQHHQQNHQPHNASQPQQQQPQPQPQHQSPHQQHQTVQEESVVTTKPPPGPLPVRSTSPSQAQQQQQQQQQQQQQQQQQQQQQQQQQQQQQQQQQQQQQQQQQQQQQQQQQPQQNSSITQSNVQEPGVEKITTAFKKSTLNPNAKEFNPNAKPFTPRSPSTPTPSRPHTPQTPQYTGATMPATVVMPAYVMTSQPPTAFSQPPAQPVTRFRKDFVFIVPMMQHRAPDIASQMQVAAATGQPLLAPAPLHPPFQVSYPGQPTYQQMVRMVQAPPPPPHMSTNPYHHHHDSPGPQAPGIQYMGPHTHPHPHVPQQPPSQTPSPANPNPPHTQSAYNPPGTPQPTYPQPPPQGHAPSYPIMCPIIPPHIPIPPQHMQYLPPQPPPGAQQTIPVILPHNQ; from the exons ATGAATagcaagagaaagaatcgTTCTAATCCTACTAG GTCACCACGAGCAAGAGGGCCACAAGATAGATGTGTTGCTGCTGAAGGTGTTTATAATAATGCACACTTTATGCATTCTGTCACTAGCCATGTTGGTAACACAGTGCAG ATACAAACACAAAATGGTTCAGTTTATGAAGGAATTTTTAGAACTTTCTCCAGTCGTTTTGATGTGGTTCTAGAGATGGCTCATCGGGTAGAAAGTTCCGGGAAAATTAGTGTCGAAAGTGTAgtagaaaaattgatttttaaaccTCATGATATTATAACGATGTCTGCCAAGGATGTTGATCTAGATTATGCCATAAGAGATACTTTCCAAACGGATACTGCTATTAGTAAATTTAATGGTATAGTTGGAGAGAAGGAACTCGAGCCATGGGATGCGCCGTCTACTATGAATGGTGATGATTTAGAATTAGATGGTGGTGCT aacgGATGGGATGTAAACGAAATGTTCCGCAAAAATGAGCAAAAATATGGAGTTCAAACGACGTTTGAACCATCATTAGTTGGTTATACCTTACAACTTCAACGTAAAGATACGAAAGATTACAAAGAACAGGAACAGAAAGCAGCGGAAATAGCAAATGAGATAGAATCTCAACCAAATCATAAAGCACGGTTAGAATTAGAAAATGGCGATGAAGAGGAAAGATTTGCTTCcgta GTAAGACCAAACGAAGGTAAATACGTCCCACCtcctttgaaaaagaaaaattgggaTACTGGGAAATTAATAAGATCTACACCACCACCCTCTTCACCAGGATCTGCAACTAGCAAATCTGTTTTTAATCAAGCACCATCGTCCAACGTCAATGTATCGCCTAACATCCCAGTTGGTCTTCAAACCTCCCATGGCTCTATGCCGCATCCAGTACCTCTTAATATGGCAATGCCACCAACTGGAGTAGTTGTACATACTACTTACAACACTCCACCCCCTTTTGTATCTCCTACAACACAAGCATCTTCTGCAG CAATGCAACAAACTCAACCACAATCTCAGACTGCTCCTACTATTCCTCAAGTTACTTACCCGCAGCAGtcacaacaacagcaacaaccatcgcagcaacagcagcaacaacaacaacagcagcagcagccacAACAACAGccacaacaacagcaacagcagccacaacaacagcagcagcctCAACAACAGGGAccttctaataaaataaacacaGAAAAGCGTGAACGTCCTGGCAGACAACAGGTTTTTCAAGCAGATAAAGCTCCGCCAGCTCCTTTTTCACAACCAAATGCCTCATCTACGCATCAACCACAACAATCAGGACATCAACAACATTCCTCTGTACAACAACAGAACTCTACAGATATTCAACGTATTGAAATAATTCCACATAAACAAGATCATAGAAAG ATTCCAACGCCAAGGAGTAGAGAAGAACAACACTCAGAACTAAGACAGTTTGCAACAGATTTCAAATTAACAGATTCGACTGCTCAGGAAACACCGTCTGTTTCTCGAAAACAACAGCAGCATCATCACCAGGAAGCTCATCCTACGCCACAAATTTCTCAACAACATCATCAGCAGAATCACCAACCACATAATGCTTCACaaccacaacaacaacaacctcAACCACAACCACAACATCAAAGCCCACATCAGCAGCATCAAACGGTTCAAGAAGAGTCCGTTGTTACTACCAAACCACCACCGGGGCCATTGCCTGTACGATCCACGAGTCCGTCGCAAGctcaacagcaacagcaacaacaacaacaacaacaacaacaacagcagcagcagcaacagcagcagcaacaacaacaacagcagcagcagcaacaacagcagcagcagcagcaacaacaacagcagcaacaacagcagcaacagcagcagccaCAACAAAATTCTTCAATTACGCAATCAAATGTGCAAGAACCAGGAGTGGAAAAAATTACTACTGCCTTCAAAAAATCAACTTTAAATCCTAATGCAAAGGAATTTAATCCAAACGCTAAGCCGTTTACAcct CGATCTCCCAGTACACCGACACCTAGTCGTCCACACACACCACAAACACCACAGTATACCGGTGCCACTATGCCTGCAACAGTTGTCATGCCAGCATACGTAATGACAAGCCAACCACCAACTGCGTTCAGTCAACCACCAGCACAGCCTGTAACAAGATTTAGAAAAG ATTTTGTCTTTATAGTGCCAATGATGCAACATCGAGCGCCAGATATAGCTTCTCAAATGCAAGTAGCTGCAGCAACTGGGCAACCATTGTTAGCACCAGCTCCATTACACCCACCATTCCAGGTGTCTTATCCAGGGCAACCAACCTATCAGCAAATGGTACGCATGGTACAGgcgccaccgccaccaccacatATGTCCACGAACCcttaccatcaccatcatgATTCACCAGGCCCGCAAGCTCCTGGCATACAGTACATGGGTCCACATACACACCCGCATCCACATGTTCCACAGCAGCCACCAAGCCAAACACCCTCCCCAGCTAATCCCAATCCACCACACACGCAGAGTGCATACAATCCTCCTGGAACACCACAGCCTACCTATCCACAACCACCTCCGCAAGGACACGCTCCAAGTTATCCAATTATGTGCCCCATTATCCCACCTCACATACCAATACCACCACAACACATGCAATATTTACCCCCTCAACCTCCGCCAGGAGCCCAACAGACTATACCAGTCATTCTGCCGCACAATCAGTAG
- the LOC124951971 gene encoding ataxin-2 homolog isoform X2 produces MNSKRKNRSNPTRSPRARGPQDRCVAAEGVYNNAHFMHSVTSHVGNTVQIQTQNGSVYEGIFRTFSSRFDVVLEMAHRVESSGKISVESVVEKLIFKPHDIITMSAKDVDLDYAIRDTFQTDTAISKFNGIVGEKELEPWDAPSTMNGDDLELDGGANGWDVNEMFRKNEQKYGVQTTFEPSLVGYTLQLQRKDTKDYKEQEQKAAEIANEIESQPNHKARLELENGDEEERFASVVRPNEGKYVPPPLKKKNWDTGKLIRSTPPPSSPGSATSKSVFNQAPSSNVNVSPNIPVGLQTSHGSMPHPVPLNMAMPPTGVVVHTTYNTPPPFVSPTTQASSAAMQQTQPQSQTAPTIPQVTYPQQSQQQQQPSQQQQQQQQQQQQPQQQPQQQQQQPQQQQQPQQQGPSNKINTEKRERPGRQQVFQADKAPPAPFSQPNASSTHQPQQSGHQQHSSVQQQNSTDIQRIEIIPHKQDHRKIPTPRSREEQHSELRQFATDFKLTDSTAQETPSVSRKQQQHHHQEAHPTPQISQQHHQQNHQPHNASQPQQQQPQPQPQHQSPHQQHQTVQEESVVTTKPPPGPLPVRSTSPSQAQQQQQQQQQQQQQQQQQQQQQQQQQQQQQQQQQQQQQQQQQQQQQQQQQPQQNSSITQSNVQEPGVEKITTAFKKSTLNPNAKEFNPNAKPFTPRSPSTPTPSRPHTPQTPQYTGATMPATVVMPAYVMTSQPPTAFSQPPAQPVTRFRKVPMMQHRAPDIASQMQVAAATGQPLLAPAPLHPPFQVSYPGQPTYQQMVRMVQAPPPPPHMSTNPYHHHHDSPGPQAPGIQYMGPHTHPHPHVPQQPPSQTPSPANPNPPHTQSAYNPPGTPQPTYPQPPPQGHAPSYPIMCPIIPPHIPIPPQHMQYLPPQPPPGAQQTIPVILPHNQ; encoded by the exons ATGAATagcaagagaaagaatcgTTCTAATCCTACTAG GTCACCACGAGCAAGAGGGCCACAAGATAGATGTGTTGCTGCTGAAGGTGTTTATAATAATGCACACTTTATGCATTCTGTCACTAGCCATGTTGGTAACACAGTGCAG ATACAAACACAAAATGGTTCAGTTTATGAAGGAATTTTTAGAACTTTCTCCAGTCGTTTTGATGTGGTTCTAGAGATGGCTCATCGGGTAGAAAGTTCCGGGAAAATTAGTGTCGAAAGTGTAgtagaaaaattgatttttaaaccTCATGATATTATAACGATGTCTGCCAAGGATGTTGATCTAGATTATGCCATAAGAGATACTTTCCAAACGGATACTGCTATTAGTAAATTTAATGGTATAGTTGGAGAGAAGGAACTCGAGCCATGGGATGCGCCGTCTACTATGAATGGTGATGATTTAGAATTAGATGGTGGTGCT aacgGATGGGATGTAAACGAAATGTTCCGCAAAAATGAGCAAAAATATGGAGTTCAAACGACGTTTGAACCATCATTAGTTGGTTATACCTTACAACTTCAACGTAAAGATACGAAAGATTACAAAGAACAGGAACAGAAAGCAGCGGAAATAGCAAATGAGATAGAATCTCAACCAAATCATAAAGCACGGTTAGAATTAGAAAATGGCGATGAAGAGGAAAGATTTGCTTCcgta GTAAGACCAAACGAAGGTAAATACGTCCCACCtcctttgaaaaagaaaaattgggaTACTGGGAAATTAATAAGATCTACACCACCACCCTCTTCACCAGGATCTGCAACTAGCAAATCTGTTTTTAATCAAGCACCATCGTCCAACGTCAATGTATCGCCTAACATCCCAGTTGGTCTTCAAACCTCCCATGGCTCTATGCCGCATCCAGTACCTCTTAATATGGCAATGCCACCAACTGGAGTAGTTGTACATACTACTTACAACACTCCACCCCCTTTTGTATCTCCTACAACACAAGCATCTTCTGCAG CAATGCAACAAACTCAACCACAATCTCAGACTGCTCCTACTATTCCTCAAGTTACTTACCCGCAGCAGtcacaacaacagcaacaaccatcgcagcaacagcagcaacaacaacaacagcagcagcagccacAACAACAGccacaacaacagcaacagcagccacaacaacagcagcagcctCAACAACAGGGAccttctaataaaataaacacaGAAAAGCGTGAACGTCCTGGCAGACAACAGGTTTTTCAAGCAGATAAAGCTCCGCCAGCTCCTTTTTCACAACCAAATGCCTCATCTACGCATCAACCACAACAATCAGGACATCAACAACATTCCTCTGTACAACAACAGAACTCTACAGATATTCAACGTATTGAAATAATTCCACATAAACAAGATCATAGAAAG ATTCCAACGCCAAGGAGTAGAGAAGAACAACACTCAGAACTAAGACAGTTTGCAACAGATTTCAAATTAACAGATTCGACTGCTCAGGAAACACCGTCTGTTTCTCGAAAACAACAGCAGCATCATCACCAGGAAGCTCATCCTACGCCACAAATTTCTCAACAACATCATCAGCAGAATCACCAACCACATAATGCTTCACaaccacaacaacaacaacctcAACCACAACCACAACATCAAAGCCCACATCAGCAGCATCAAACGGTTCAAGAAGAGTCCGTTGTTACTACCAAACCACCACCGGGGCCATTGCCTGTACGATCCACGAGTCCGTCGCAAGctcaacagcaacagcaacaacaacaacaacaacaacaacaacagcagcagcagcaacagcagcagcaacaacaacaacagcagcagcagcaacaacagcagcagcagcagcaacaacaacagcagcaacaacagcagcaacagcagcagccaCAACAAAATTCTTCAATTACGCAATCAAATGTGCAAGAACCAGGAGTGGAAAAAATTACTACTGCCTTCAAAAAATCAACTTTAAATCCTAATGCAAAGGAATTTAATCCAAACGCTAAGCCGTTTACAcct CGATCTCCCAGTACACCGACACCTAGTCGTCCACACACACCACAAACACCACAGTATACCGGTGCCACTATGCCTGCAACAGTTGTCATGCCAGCATACGTAATGACAAGCCAACCACCAACTGCGTTCAGTCAACCACCAGCACAGCCTGTAACAAGATTTAGAAAAG TGCCAATGATGCAACATCGAGCGCCAGATATAGCTTCTCAAATGCAAGTAGCTGCAGCAACTGGGCAACCATTGTTAGCACCAGCTCCATTACACCCACCATTCCAGGTGTCTTATCCAGGGCAACCAACCTATCAGCAAATGGTACGCATGGTACAGgcgccaccgccaccaccacatATGTCCACGAACCcttaccatcaccatcatgATTCACCAGGCCCGCAAGCTCCTGGCATACAGTACATGGGTCCACATACACACCCGCATCCACATGTTCCACAGCAGCCACCAAGCCAAACACCCTCCCCAGCTAATCCCAATCCACCACACACGCAGAGTGCATACAATCCTCCTGGAACACCACAGCCTACCTATCCACAACCACCTCCGCAAGGACACGCTCCAAGTTATCCAATTATGTGCCCCATTATCCCACCTCACATACCAATACCACCACAACACATGCAATATTTACCCCCTCAACCTCCGCCAGGAGCCCAACAGACTATACCAGTCATTCTGCCGCACAATCAGTAG
- the LOC124952213 gene encoding uncharacterized protein LOC124952213, which produces MKIAYLIVLTVFLVYTEAKVVPPSNVEAQQTSNQPLQLSELISQAQANINTLAVQLQEKLNLPDQETLIKNVKEQSTSFVNNLQEFVKNVTEQVNEKTPELERLWTDVKGKLNKVVEDINAQIPNAGEQLNQLQTKLQEGLQIVVQESDKTVKAVSKNSEKVQEDIAKFTKQAVELAVQTTQNLNSQLQQTAKTS; this is translated from the exons ATGAAGATCGCATATCTGATCGTCCTAACAGTGTTTCTCGTTTATACCGAGGCTAAAGTAGTACCACCTAGCAATGTTGAAGCTCAACAAACGTCGAATCAACCTCTTCAATTATCCGAATTAATTAGTCAAGCACAAGCGAATATCAATACTTTGGCAGTTCAGCTTCAAGAAAAACTGAATCTTCCTGACCAAGAAACCCTCATTAAAAACGTCAAGGAACAAAGTACGAGTTTCGTGAACAATTTACAAGAATTCGTGAAAAATGTAACAGAACAG GTTAACGAAAAAACTCCAGAATTAGAAAGACTGTGGACCGACGTGAAGGGGAAATTAAACAAGGTCGTTGAAGATATCAATGCTCAAATTCCAAATGCAGGTGAACAGCTAAATCAATTGCAAACTAAGTTACAAGAAGGATTACAAATTGTCGTACAAGAATCCGACAAGACAGTCAAAGCTGTTAGTAAAAATTCGGAGAAAGTACAAGAAGACATTGCCAAATTTACGAAGCAAGCTGTCGAACTTGCTGTTCAAACCACGCAAAATCTAAACAGTCAATTGCAACAAACGGCCAAAACcagttaa